A single Chanos chanos chromosome 8, fChaCha1.1, whole genome shotgun sequence DNA region contains:
- the rprmb gene encoding protein reprimo B, whose translation MNSTAFNDMDGGLFYNESSERYLRCCNLSSVVTDNGFVATALDERSIFIMRVVQIAVMCVLALTVVFGIFFLGCNLLIKSEGMINFLVTDRRPSKDVEAVIVGSY comes from the coding sequence ATGAATTCAACGGCGTTCAATGACATGGACGGCGGTCTGTTTTACAACGAGAGTAGCGAGAGGTACTTAAGGTGCTGCAACTTGTCGTCGGTCGTCACGGACAACGGATTCGTGGCAACTGCACTGGATGAGAGAAGCATCTTTATTATGCGCGTGGTGCAGATTGCGGTCATGTGCGTTCTCGCGCTCACTGTGGTCTTTGGCATCTTCTTTTTGGGATGCAACCTCCTCATCAAATCCGAGGGAATGATCAACTTTTTGGTAACGGATAGAAGACCGTCTAAGGACGTAGAGGCTGTAATTGTGGGATCATACTAA
- the kcnj3b gene encoding G protein-activated inward rectifier potassium channel 1: MSALRKKFGDDYQVVTTSSSGSGFNQGAAEKKKKRQRFVDKNGRCNVQHGNLGGETSRYLSDLFTTLVDLKWRWNLFIFILTYTVAWLFMASMWWVIAFIRGDLNQAHDDKYTPCVANVYNFPSAFLFFIETEATIGYGYRYITDKCPEGIILFLFQSILGSIVDAFLIGCMFIKMSQPKKRAETLMFSEHAAISMRDGKLTLMFRVGNLRNSHMVSAQIRCKLLKSRQTPEGEFLPLDQLELDVGFSTGADQLFLVSPLTICHVIDSKSPFYDLSLRSMQTEQFEIVVILEGIVETTGMTCQARTSYTEDEVLWGHRFFPVISLEEGFFKVDYSQFHGTFEVPTSPHSVKEQEESLLLSSPLTAPSLCQTEGSGTLEGLELQSDTDTASVNLAAPIPTAAKLPAKLQRLTGRDGGRDGMPRKLLRMSSEITYNLGDLPVKLQRISSAPGVAEERMQQPVGSVLGPMEDRLIPKLGLVGGTDPMSQSVTELPPKLQKLAGGVGGVGVGGRMDGHLPPKLRKMNSERFTGLSLK, encoded by the exons ATGTCAGCTCTGAGGAAGAAATTTGGGGACGACTATCAGGTAGTAACGACTTCTTCTAGCGGCAGTGGTTTTAATCAAGGTGCcgctgagaaaaagaagaagcgCCAACGCTTTGTGGACAAGAATGGCCGGTGTAACGTCCAACACGGGAACCTCGGCGGGGAAACTAGTCGTTACTTGTCGGATCTGTTCACAACTCTGGTGGACCTGAAATGGCGCTGGAATCTGTTCATCTTCATACTCACCTACACGGTAGCGTGGCTGTTCATGGCTTCCATGTGGTGGGTTATCGCATTCATAAGAGGAGATCTCAATCAGGCCCACGACGACAAGTACACACCATGCGTGGCTAACGTGTACAACTTCCCGTCGGCGTTCTTGTTCTTCATCGAGACTGAGGCCACTATCGGTTACGGCTACAGGTACATCACGGACAAGTGTCCGGAAGGAAtcatcctctttctttttcagtctatCCTGGGGTCTATAGTTGACGCCTTCTTGATAGGCTGCATGTTTATAAAGATGTCCCAGCCAAAAAAGCGGGCAGAGACACTCATGTTCAGCGAGCACGCGGCTATCTCTATGCGTGACGGCAAGCTAACCCTCATGTTCCGCGTGGGCAACCTCCGCAACAGCCATATGGTCTCTGCACAGATTCGCTGCAAATTACTTAAA TCTCGTCAGACCCCAGAGGGTGAGTTTCTGCCCCTGGATCAGCTGGAGTTGGACGTGGGCTTCAGCACCGGGGCCGACCAGCTTTTCCTGGTGTCTCCTCTGACCATCTGCCATGTCATCGACTCCAAGAGCCCGTTCTACGACCTGTCACTGAGGTCCATGCAGACGGAGCAGTTTGAGATCGTCGTGATCCTGGAGGGCATCGTGGAAACCaccg GAATGACCTGCCAGGCCCGGACTTCGTACACGGAGGACGAGGTTCTGTGGGGCCACCGTTTCTTTCCGGTCATCTCCCTGGAGGAGGGTTTTTTCAAAGTGGACTACTCTCAGTTCCACGGGACCTTCGAGGTTCCCACGTCGCCCCACAGCGTCAAAGAACAAGAGGAGAGCCTGCTGCTGTCCTCCCCCCTCACCGCCCCCTCCCTCTGCCAAACGGAGGGCAGCGGCACCCTGGAGGGGCTGGAGCTCCAGTCCGACACGGACACCGCGTCCGTCAACCTGGCCGCCCCCATCCCCACGGCCGCCAAGCTTCCCGCCAAGCTTCAGAGGCTGACGGGGAGGGACGGGGGGCGGGACGGCATGCCCCGCAAACTTCTCAGGATGAGCTCCGAGATCACGTACAACCTGGGCGACCTGCCCGTCAAACTGCAGCGGATCAGCTCCGCCCCGGGCGTGGCCGAGGAGCGCATGCAGCAGCCCGTCGGCTCCGTGCTGGGGCCCATGGAGGACAGGCTGATCCCCAAACTGGGACTGGTGGGGGGGACAGATCCCATGAGTCAGTCGGTGACGGAACTGCCCCCCAAGCTGCAGAAGCTGGCCGGGGGcgtgggaggggtgggggtcgGGGGTCGCATGGACGGTCACCTGCCTCCCAAACTGCGGAAGATGAACTCGGAGAGGTTCACCGGGCTGagtctgaaatga